TCATCCGGCGCTTAAAAGAAAACGCACCGATCCCGGTCCGGGCGACCTTTTTGGGCGCGCATGCCTTACCGGACGCCTACAAAGATGACCGGGAGGGCTACATAAACCTGATCATAGAGAAAATGCTCCCGCAAATAGCCGCCGAAGGCCTGGCCGATTACATCGATGTCTTTTGTGAAGAGGGCTTCTTCACACAGGAAGAAACCGAGCGCATCGGGAGAGCCGGAGAAACCTATGGCCTGAAAGCTAAGCTCCACGCCAACCAGCTCCACCGCTCCGGTGGCGTTCAGGCGGGCGTGGCATTAAAGGCCTTATCGGTGGACCACCTCGAAACGATGGGACAAGAGGAGATCGATTGTCTGAAAGGGAGCAACACCATCGCGACCTTGCTGCCCGGTGCTGCCTTCTTCCTCAGGATGGGCTATCCGCCCGCCCGGGCGATGGTGGACGCCGGGTTGCCGCTGGCCCTGGCGAGTGACTACAACCCCGGCTCGTGTCCGAGCGGGAACATGAACCTGGTGGTCTCCCTGGCTTGCATACAAATGCGGCTCCTTCCGGAGGAAGCCATCAACGCCGCCACGCTCAACGGGGCGTATGCCATGGGGCTGGGGGAGGAGGTGGGGAGCATCACGGAGGGCAAACGCGCGAACCTTCTTTTTATGCGGCCGGTGCCTTCGTTAGCCTACCTGCCGTATGCATTCGGTACGAACTGTATCGATAGAGTTATGGTGAATGGGGAGTTTTTGCTATATTAGGTATCATGCGATTGCCCGGAATTATCCTGATGTTGTGCCTTGTGTCCTGCCACAAAAACCCGGGGGGAGGGGTATCGGCTACCGGAATCGTTTACGATTCAGTGCTTCATCAACCGATACAAGGGGCTACGGTGTACCTGATCGGCGTACAAAGCAGCAACTCAATATTGCCCGTTTTTGATACAGGGTATCTGGCATCTGCCCGGACCGACGCCCAGGGAAATTTTTCGATCGGGTACCATCCACAAGGGAACTACATC
This sequence is a window from Dinghuibacter silviterrae. Protein-coding genes within it:
- the hutI gene encoding imidazolonepropionase is translated as MTSTLIHNIGLLVGTRPRGHGAAAGHAAAGPFADAAPHAHGAHAAGPLAGAALAHLPSLTDAWLLVTDGRIAAFGQGHPHGPQGGLVATPQGASPLPAVYRQLDASGALVLPSWCDSHTHLVFAGYREGEFVDKIRGLTYAEIAARGGGILRSARLLNETPEDVLYVNAWARLHECMQQGTGAIEIKSGYGLSVEGELKMLRVIRRLKENAPIPVRATFLGAHALPDAYKDDREGYINLIIEKMLPQIAAEGLADYIDVFCEEGFFTQEETERIGRAGETYGLKAKLHANQLHRSGGVQAGVALKALSVDHLETMGQEEIDCLKGSNTIATLLPGAAFFLRMGYPPARAMVDAGLPLALASDYNPGSCPSGNMNLVVSLACIQMRLLPEEAINAATLNGAYAMGLGEEVGSITEGKRANLLFMRPVPSLAYLPYAFGTNCIDRVMVNGEFLLY